From one Prochlorococcus marinus str. MIT 0912 genomic stretch:
- a CDS encoding cob(I)yrinic acid a,c-diamide adenosyltransferase: MNARVSINAQQRGSSPSTETSLRPTPIRKPLQLVATQGQVQIHTCTFRGSFSVVLSEAMRSAGLGSQVLIAQFLRGGVNQGPNGAINLCGRLEWLRPAIENCLPEHTCEEHFSLKRKYEEKAIKELWEFCKTRLIEKKIDKIVLDEIGMAISLGFIEENDLIFMINNRPSSTDIILTGPSIPPKVIEMADQITELRCN, from the coding sequence ATGAATGCACGAGTTAGCATTAATGCTCAACAGAGGGGTTCATCACCGTCAACAGAGACCTCTCTAAGGCCTACCCCCATCAGAAAGCCTTTACAACTAGTTGCGACACAAGGGCAAGTTCAAATCCACACTTGTACATTTAGAGGAAGTTTCTCTGTTGTTCTCAGTGAGGCAATGAGATCTGCAGGCTTAGGAAGCCAAGTTTTAATAGCTCAGTTTTTGAGAGGTGGAGTAAATCAAGGACCAAATGGGGCTATAAATCTTTGTGGAAGACTTGAGTGGCTAAGACCAGCCATTGAGAATTGCTTGCCCGAACACACATGTGAAGAACATTTTTCTTTAAAAAGAAAATATGAAGAAAAAGCAATAAAAGAACTTTGGGAATTCTGTAAAACTCGTTTAATCGAAAAAAAAATAGATAAAATCGTTCTTGATGAAATAGGAATGGCTATTAGCCTTGGTTTCATTGAAGAAAATGATTTAATTTTCATGATCAATAATCGACCATCATCCACAGATATTATTCTTACAGGACCATCAATCCCTCCTAAAGTAATCGAAATGGCTGATCAAATCACTGAATTACGCTGCAATTAA
- the dcd gene encoding dCTP deaminase: MLKNDRWISEQASLGMLEPFQEKLIRHLEPESKKSPVLSFGCSSYGYDLRLSSKEFLIFRHVPGTVMNPKKFNPANLEPTDLKEDVDGKYFILPAHSYGLGVALEKMKVPPNITVICLGKSTYARLGIIVNTTPAEASWEGHLTLEFSNSSGADCRIYANEGICQLLFFEGDPCETTYSDRKGKYQYQQERVTLAKV; the protein is encoded by the coding sequence ATGTTAAAAAATGATCGTTGGATTTCTGAACAGGCTTCATTAGGAATGCTTGAACCTTTTCAAGAAAAGCTAATAAGGCATCTTGAGCCGGAGTCAAAAAAATCACCTGTTTTAAGCTTTGGCTGCTCATCATATGGATATGATTTGCGTCTCTCGTCTAAAGAATTTTTAATTTTTAGGCATGTCCCCGGAACAGTAATGAATCCGAAAAAGTTTAATCCTGCCAATTTAGAACCCACAGATTTAAAAGAAGACGTGGATGGTAAATATTTTATTTTACCTGCACACTCTTATGGCCTTGGTGTTGCATTAGAAAAAATGAAGGTACCGCCCAATATTACTGTTATATGCCTTGGGAAAAGCACCTACGCCCGTCTAGGAATAATCGTCAATACAACTCCTGCAGAAGCAAGCTGGGAAGGTCATCTAACCCTTGAATTTAGTAATAGCTCTGGAGCTGATTGCAGGATTTATGCTAATGAAGGAATTTGTCAATTGCTTTTCTTTGAAGGAGATCCTTGTGAAACAACTTACAGTGATAGAAAAGGTAAATATCAATATCAACAAGAAAGAGTAACCCTAGCAAAGGTTTAA
- a CDS encoding DUF3177 family protein — MTEPQFQILVWLSYRIAATFAFGLPLFLLIWAKRSNSSSIDRLLSIYWKVSSIYAISLLFLSVESQLGQLISFIAPILMVSSIWFWFDLNEELDEMPDYKPIALTTRIWRWTLSFWSLLNTGLHLFSLRCLNSINENYCDTWREIPFNSFMTTKTIIKFVLDGNWSKGFATFFAYLSLILYLIGLLQWLLIQLPKNGRFAGKF, encoded by the coding sequence TTGACTGAACCTCAATTCCAAATTCTAGTTTGGCTCTCATATCGAATTGCGGCTACCTTCGCATTCGGTCTCCCATTATTTCTATTGATTTGGGCAAAAAGATCGAATTCGAGCTCTATTGATAGACTTTTATCAATTTACTGGAAAGTTTCTAGTATTTATGCGATAAGCCTTTTATTTCTTAGTGTTGAGAGCCAATTAGGCCAATTAATTTCATTCATTGCACCGATACTTATGGTTAGTTCTATTTGGTTTTGGTTTGATCTCAATGAAGAACTTGATGAAATGCCTGATTACAAACCTATTGCTTTAACTACACGAATTTGGCGATGGACTTTATCTTTTTGGTCCTTACTAAATACTGGACTTCATCTATTTAGTTTGAGATGTTTGAATTCAATCAATGAGAACTATTGTGATACTTGGAGAGAAATTCCATTTAATTCATTCATGACAACAAAAACAATAATAAAATTTGTTTTAGACGGTAATTGGAGTAAAGGTTTTGCTACATTTTTTGCATATTTATCTCTAATACTATATTTAATAGGTTTACTACAATGGCTGCTTATCCAATTACCAAAGAATGGTCGTTTCGCCGGTAAATTTTAA
- the trmB gene encoding tRNA (guanosine(46)-N7)-methyltransferase TrmB, with protein sequence MRQHVNPLSQFFQLPLSLPSKNILFEKSHYPIHLDIGSAKGEFLIELATKHPDWNFVGLEIREPLVSLCEKKRIKLELDNLKFLFCNVNVSLGEWLSDFDDGQLKRVSIQFPDPWFKRKHYKRRVLKTNLINSIAKSMNKDGEIFIQSDILKLFDSMTNTMDKSEYFNRKEVRDMMLLDKNPYNVKTDRELYSLKKNLPIYRGIYIRNSLLFID encoded by the coding sequence GTGAGACAGCATGTAAATCCTTTAAGTCAATTTTTTCAGTTACCATTATCTCTTCCCAGTAAGAATATTCTTTTTGAGAAATCTCACTATCCAATTCATTTAGATATTGGATCTGCAAAAGGTGAATTTCTGATTGAATTAGCAACAAAACACCCTGACTGGAATTTTGTTGGGCTAGAGATAAGAGAACCTCTTGTTAGTTTATGTGAAAAGAAAAGAATAAAATTAGAATTGGATAATTTAAAATTTCTATTTTGTAATGTCAATGTCAGTCTTGGTGAATGGTTGTCAGATTTTGATGATGGCCAATTAAAAAGAGTTTCAATTCAATTCCCCGACCCTTGGTTTAAAAGAAAACATTATAAAAGAAGGGTTTTAAAAACAAATCTTATCAACTCAATTGCTAAATCTATGAATAAGGATGGAGAAATATTTATTCAAAGCGATATATTAAAACTTTTTGATTCCATGACTAATACGATGGATAAAAGTGAATATTTTAATAGAAAAGAGGTACGAGATATGATGCTTCTGGATAAAAATCCCTATAATGTAAAGACAGATAGAGAATTATATTCTCTCAAGAAAAATTTGCCAATCTATAGAGGAATTTATATTAGGAATAGTCTCTTATTCATTGATTAA
- the ntcA gene encoding global nitrogen regulator NtcA, with protein MVTSYRGFTRFNQQKNSQMVGNSSSPLPPNKTLLDVIKSLEGVSTETVDRSKTIFFPGDPAERVYLIRRGAVRLSRVYETGEEITVALLRENSLFGVLSLLTGHRSDRFYHAVAFTRVELVAAPATSVRNAIEQDASVGLLLLQGLSSRVLQTETMIETLTHRDMSSRLASFLLVLCRDFGVPCEKGVTIDLRLSHQAIAEAIGSTRVTITRLLGELKSSSLLAIDRKKITIFDPIALAKRFN; from the coding sequence ATGGTCACTTCATATCGTGGCTTTACTCGTTTCAACCAACAAAAAAATAGCCAGATGGTTGGTAATTCATCATCTCCTTTGCCGCCAAACAAAACTCTTTTAGATGTAATTAAATCTTTGGAGGGAGTTTCTACTGAAACTGTAGACAGGTCAAAAACTATTTTTTTCCCTGGTGATCCTGCAGAAAGGGTTTATTTAATAAGGCGTGGTGCAGTTCGATTGAGTAGGGTCTATGAAACAGGTGAAGAAATTACAGTTGCTTTATTGAGAGAAAATAGTCTTTTTGGAGTTTTATCTTTATTAACAGGACATAGATCAGATCGTTTTTATCACGCTGTTGCCTTTACGCGTGTGGAACTTGTTGCTGCACCAGCTACATCAGTAAGGAATGCAATTGAACAAGATGCATCTGTTGGGTTATTACTTTTACAAGGTTTATCCAGTCGAGTACTTCAAACTGAAACAATGATTGAAACTTTAACTCATAGAGATATGTCCTCTCGTCTTGCAAGCTTTTTACTAGTTTTATGTAGGGATTTTGGTGTGCCGTGTGAAAAAGGAGTAACAATTGATTTAAGACTTTCTCATCAAGCCATTGCTGAAGCTATAGGTTCAACCAGAGTTACTATTACACGACTACTTGGTGAGTTGAAAAGTTCCTCATTATTGGCGATAGATAGAAAAAAAATAACTATATTCGATCCAATAGCTTTAGCAAAAAGATTTAATTGA
- a CDS encoding DUF3084 domain-containing protein: MTAWLKILLLLILGGILSTLGDRLGTKIGKARLSIFKLRPKSTAVLITVFTGSIISAISFATMVAFDRDLRVGLFQLEDIREKILESEKELKKLEKNLYALRSGNVVISSGQTLVTRTIKLNKNTDIKKTIESILQEANFNAFNLVKTNQSKYRRILLVRKDDIVKIENKIADNQSWVVRIKSAGNILRGENYVYAFPEVTLNKIITKKGEVIAIENISLTSSDSESISKKINLLMASTLAEVRRRGSLSSELKINANQINNLGKSLVSKKKGDFQIIAKALDNSQSAEKVSVSLELKSLEKSKLSNN, encoded by the coding sequence GTGACTGCCTGGCTTAAAATTCTTTTATTATTAATCCTAGGTGGAATACTTTCTACTCTGGGAGATCGCTTAGGTACGAAAATTGGAAAAGCGCGTTTAAGTATTTTTAAACTAAGACCAAAAAGTACCGCTGTTTTAATAACTGTTTTTACTGGAAGTATTATAAGTGCTATTTCATTTGCAACTATGGTTGCTTTTGATAGGGATTTAAGGGTTGGATTATTTCAGTTAGAGGATATTAGAGAAAAGATTCTAGAAAGTGAAAAAGAATTAAAAAAATTAGAAAAAAACTTATATGCTTTAAGAAGTGGAAATGTAGTAATAAGTAGCGGGCAAACCTTAGTAACTAGGACTATTAAACTAAATAAAAATACTGATATAAAAAAAACTATAGAAAGTATATTACAGGAAGCAAATTTCAATGCTTTTAACTTAGTAAAAACTAATCAATCTAAATATCGAAGAATATTATTAGTTCGTAAAGATGACATTGTGAAGATTGAGAACAAAATAGCTGATAATCAAAGCTGGGTTGTGAGGATTAAATCAGCAGGAAATATACTTAGAGGAGAAAATTATGTTTATGCATTTCCTGAAGTCACATTAAATAAAATCATTACAAAAAAAGGCGAGGTTATTGCTATAGAAAATATATCTTTAACAAGTTCTGATTCTGAATCTATCAGTAAAAAGATTAATCTTTTAATGGCTTCAACTTTGGCTGAGGTAAGAAGGCGAGGATCATTAAGTTCTGAGTTGAAAATTAATGCTAATCAAATTAATAATTTAGGAAAATCTTTAGTTAGTAAAAAAAAGGGAGATTTCCAAATTATTGCTAAGGCACTTGATAATAGTCAAAGCGCTGAGAAAGTCTCAGTATCTTTGGAATTAAAATCTTTAGAAAAATCTAAACTCAGTAATAATTAA
- a CDS encoding thioredoxin domain-containing protein — translation MLDNTNSGDDLGYLQKLFLVLLSLFLVISLFFFRSGFKANAMLDELAKNSLQPDIALSNGKPTVFEFYADWCEACKEMAPDMLKAERLNSSKIDIVLLNVDNSRWFDLIEKYDVNGIPQLTFFDDKGEFQGFSLGVRKYNELNEIFLALINNSELPSFTKFSNSSNLIYTINSKELNNNNKIRSEGPRYHS, via the coding sequence ATGCTTGATAACACAAATTCAGGTGACGATCTAGGCTACCTCCAGAAACTTTTTTTAGTTTTACTTAGTCTTTTTTTAGTTATTTCATTATTCTTCTTTCGCAGTGGTTTTAAAGCCAATGCAATGCTTGATGAATTGGCAAAGAACTCTCTTCAACCAGATATAGCTTTGTCAAATGGAAAACCTACAGTCTTTGAATTTTATGCGGATTGGTGCGAAGCTTGTAAGGAAATGGCACCTGATATGCTTAAGGCTGAAAGACTAAACTCAAGTAAAATAGATATAGTTTTGCTTAATGTTGATAATTCTAGGTGGTTTGACTTGATTGAAAAATATGATGTAAATGGTATTCCACAATTAACTTTTTTTGACGACAAGGGTGAATTCCAGGGATTTTCATTGGGAGTTAGAAAATATAATGAACTTAATGAAATCTTTCTTGCTTTAATTAATAATTCTGAATTACCATCTTTTACTAAATTCTCAAATTCAAGTAATTTAATTTATACAATTAATTCAAAAGAATTAAATAATAATAATAAAATAAGATCTGAAGGCCCTAGATACCATAGCTAG
- the thyX gene encoding FAD-dependent thymidylate synthase yields the protein MSCVQLITSTPNAEKSMAYIARVSNPKNQDNDDFTKLIRYCIKNEHWSVFEQAYMTLQIETTRGIAAQILRHRSFTFQEFSQRYADSRQLGEIPIPELRRQDNKNRQNSISDLPGEIINTFNKKIKHQFDQNKELYEEMLEAGIAKECARFVLPLATPTRIYMTGSCRSWIHYINLRTGNGTQKEHMAIAKECKNIFLQEYPVVSSALNWLD from the coding sequence ATGAGTTGCGTTCAGTTAATAACTTCCACACCAAACGCTGAAAAAAGCATGGCATACATTGCCAGGGTTAGTAACCCAAAAAATCAAGACAATGATGATTTTACTAAATTAATAAGGTATTGCATTAAAAATGAACATTGGAGTGTATTTGAGCAAGCTTATATGACTTTGCAAATAGAAACTACTCGAGGAATTGCGGCACAAATATTAAGACATAGATCATTTACTTTTCAAGAGTTCTCTCAACGCTATGCGGATAGCAGGCAGTTAGGAGAAATACCAATACCAGAGTTAAGAAGGCAAGATAATAAAAATAGACAAAATTCCATATCAGACTTACCGGGAGAAATTATTAATACATTCAACAAAAAAATTAAACATCAATTCGATCAAAATAAAGAACTCTATGAAGAGATGTTAGAAGCTGGAATTGCAAAAGAATGTGCAAGATTTGTACTTCCACTTGCCACTCCAACCAGAATTTATATGACAGGATCATGTCGTTCTTGGATTCATTACATAAATCTAAGAACCGGCAATGGTACACAAAAAGAACATATGGCTATCGCAAAAGAATGTAAAAATATTTTTTTACAAGAATATCCAGTAGTTTCGTCCGCTTTGAATTGGTTAGACTAG